In Pseudomonas sp. ADAK18, a single window of DNA contains:
- a CDS encoding type VI secretion system tip protein VgrG yields MFNAHVSSRFKLIVPSVTHDFQVLAFKGNETISQPFSVHVQLVSENPSLDLETLLHQPAYLDFGEPGQGLHGQIYAVGRDDPGSRLTRYHLTLVPRLAYLAHRCDQRIFQQRSVPQIIAAVLEHHGILADAYAFELGPVVYPPRTFCVQYAETDLHFIQRLCEEEGIHYHLRHSPDGHLLVFGDDQTVFRRLPAQRYCSSRSTADQGVIQRFDVRLSTRSRQVVRRDYDFEHPSLRLQDQTGTSSIEVLEDYQYPAGFTGHRRGAQLARRGLERHQQPRYRALGKSDQPTLRSGHFLELQDHPDQSCNDLWLITSVRHEGYQPQVLEEVAPEPGAFCGYRNRFTATPWRAPFRPPLEHPKPRIAASQTATVTGPAGEDVHCDPYGRVKIRFHWDRLDPSDDKSSCWVRVASGWAGDSYGALMLPRVGMEVLVTFLEGDPDQPLINGCLPNARHMPPYSLPKHKTRSVLRSRSSPGGAGANELHLEDRRGEELIYLRAQRDLEQHVGHDIRLEVAGQRQETIRGLSTASLEDEEHRSIVGDRKILLEADDHLKVAGSSQTHVGQVLLIEAGQQIHLKAGACLVIEAGAQLSFKAGGEHLVIQAGGIFSSRPITVGGKPTAIRSANPVGPGEEASLPMLAVVPMMSTAQGAVMGLARQLGADFCPVCERCREGVCDVTGRAA; encoded by the coding sequence ATGTTTAATGCGCATGTTTCTTCCCGTTTCAAACTGATCGTTCCAAGTGTTACCCATGACTTCCAGGTACTTGCCTTCAAAGGCAATGAAACCATCAGCCAGCCTTTCTCCGTTCATGTCCAACTGGTCAGTGAGAATCCCTCCCTTGATCTGGAGACACTTCTCCATCAACCCGCCTATCTTGATTTCGGTGAACCTGGCCAAGGACTTCATGGGCAGATCTACGCTGTTGGACGCGATGATCCGGGCAGCCGGCTGACCCGTTATCACCTGACCCTGGTACCGCGCCTGGCCTACCTGGCTCATCGCTGTGATCAGCGGATTTTCCAGCAACGCAGCGTGCCGCAGATCATCGCAGCGGTATTGGAGCATCACGGTATTCTCGCGGATGCCTATGCCTTTGAGCTCGGTCCGGTGGTTTATCCGCCTCGAACGTTCTGTGTGCAATACGCAGAAACCGATTTGCATTTTATCCAGCGGCTGTGTGAGGAGGAGGGCATTCATTACCATCTGCGTCACAGTCCAGACGGCCATCTCCTGGTGTTTGGCGATGATCAGACGGTGTTTCGCCGATTGCCGGCGCAGCGCTATTGCTCCAGCCGTTCGACTGCAGATCAAGGTGTGATCCAGCGCTTTGATGTACGCCTGTCGACCCGTAGCCGGCAGGTGGTACGGCGTGACTATGACTTCGAACATCCGTCGTTGCGTTTGCAAGATCAGACCGGGACTTCATCTATCGAGGTTCTTGAAGACTACCAATACCCGGCGGGCTTCACCGGTCATCGGCGTGGTGCGCAATTGGCCCGGCGTGGTCTGGAGCGCCACCAGCAGCCTCGTTATCGGGCGTTGGGCAAGAGTGATCAGCCCACTCTGCGCAGTGGGCATTTTCTGGAGTTGCAGGATCATCCGGATCAGTCGTGCAATGACTTGTGGCTGATCACCAGTGTGCGTCATGAAGGCTATCAGCCCCAAGTGTTGGAGGAGGTCGCACCGGAGCCTGGCGCTTTCTGCGGTTACCGTAACCGGTTCACCGCAACGCCTTGGCGAGCGCCTTTCCGTCCACCGCTCGAACACCCCAAGCCGCGTATCGCCGCAAGCCAGACCGCTACGGTGACCGGGCCTGCGGGTGAAGATGTGCATTGCGACCCATATGGTCGGGTCAAGATCCGGTTTCACTGGGATCGACTGGATCCCAGTGATGACAAAAGCAGTTGCTGGGTGCGAGTTGCCTCCGGTTGGGCCGGTGATAGTTACGGCGCGTTGATGCTTCCGCGAGTGGGCATGGAGGTTCTGGTGACCTTTCTGGAGGGCGATCCCGATCAGCCGCTGATCAATGGCTGTTTACCTAATGCCCGGCACATGCCGCCCTATTCCTTGCCGAAGCACAAGACCCGCAGCGTCCTGCGCAGCCGTAGCTCTCCAGGTGGTGCAGGGGCCAATGAGCTGCACCTGGAAGATCGCCGCGGCGAGGAGCTCATCTACCTGCGAGCCCAGCGGGATCTGGAACAACACGTGGGTCATGACATCCGGCTGGAGGTTGCAGGCCAGCGGCAGGAAACCATCCGTGGCTTGAGTACCGCCAGCCTGGAGGATGAGGAACACCGCAGTATCGTCGGTGACCGCAAGATTCTGCTTGAGGCAGATGATCACTTGAAGGTGGCTGGCAGCAGCCAGACGCATGTGGGCCAGGTGTTGCTGATCGAAGCCGGGCAGCAGATTCATCTCAAGGCTGGTGCCTGCCTGGTTATTGAGGCGGGTGCGCAGTTGAGTTTCAAGGCCGGTGGTGAGCATCTGGTGATTCAGGCGGGCGGGATATTCAGCAGTCGTCCCATTACCGTGGGAGGAAAACCTACTGCAATCCGCTCGGCGAATCCTGTCGGGCCGGGTGAAGAAGCTTCGTTGCCGATGCTCGCAGTCGTTCCAATGATGTCTACAGCGCAAGGAGCCGTCATGGGGTTGGCCAGGCAACTGGGGGCTGACTTCTGCCCGGTGTGTGAGCGTTGTCGCGAAGGTGTGTGCGACGTTACGGGGAGGGCCGCCTGA
- a CDS encoding DUF4123 domain-containing protein produces the protein MKITPGHWMAQQQQAGRWLCLMLEGNSEARHSLLATRAVSQYCNLYSGTVVEALATKGPLILLLDQASEPELVRLLQQPELNWGWLGSLPDEDLSSVTRHWRERLLVGATGNQALYRFHDNRTFARALAHLPTQEWPAFLGPLISVCYWHDQRWNCGNNPAPNEHTVPDPAPWLDVPNPHSGAILQANILRYLLAEHSEDLCRLAEYQDPKVWLVQVLEQARVWQWEAPERLEFLVVQRLLEASGEAVVHWQPVPGEPAAGHFQRVVEQWRRAQGASRDA, from the coding sequence ATGAAGATCACGCCCGGACATTGGATGGCTCAACAACAGCAGGCAGGACGCTGGCTGTGCCTGATGCTTGAGGGGAACAGTGAGGCGCGTCACTCACTGCTGGCGACACGCGCGGTATCGCAGTATTGCAATCTCTACAGTGGAACCGTCGTGGAGGCGCTGGCAACGAAAGGCCCGTTGATCCTGCTGCTGGATCAGGCCAGCGAGCCTGAGCTTGTCAGGTTGCTGCAACAACCAGAGCTGAATTGGGGATGGTTGGGCAGCCTGCCTGATGAGGACTTGTCTAGCGTTACCCGGCATTGGCGTGAACGGCTGTTGGTGGGAGCTACGGGGAACCAGGCGCTGTACCGCTTTCACGACAACCGTACTTTCGCGCGAGCGTTGGCACATCTACCAACCCAGGAGTGGCCTGCCTTCCTCGGGCCATTGATCAGCGTGTGCTACTGGCACGATCAGCGCTGGAACTGTGGCAACAACCCAGCGCCCAACGAACACACAGTGCCCGATCCTGCACCGTGGCTCGACGTCCCCAATCCGCATTCTGGAGCCATTCTGCAAGCCAACATCCTGCGCTACCTGCTGGCTGAACACAGCGAAGACCTTTGCCGGTTGGCCGAGTATCAGGACCCGAAAGTCTGGCTGGTCCAGGTGTTGGAGCAGGCCCGGGTCTGGCAATGGGAGGCGCCTGAACGGTTGGAGTTTTTGGTGGTGCAGCGCTTGCTGGAGGCCAGTGGAGAGGCTGTTGTCCATTGGCAGCCGGTGCCGGGGGAACCCGCAGCGGGTCATTTTCAGCGGGTGGTGGAGCAGTGGCGTCGGGCGCAGGGAGCGAGTCGTGATGCGTAA
- a CDS encoding lipase family protein has protein sequence MSQDAWKQLFFSNKMPACSLRGHWVSFCLVDELGSGKAYGGLPYKVYDSAGEHYTGRLNGEGFAKLQGLYCGPVVLSFDERYSGAEDIYNGLMTRPSYKLPVTELQVRAEQTRFSRDDGQRLERNPSQIQADHFYQVEVRDLVRHSAHLPPPAPRIHCPPRHALKMMADLGFGPPQPTLTGLVLFPNKHTVLEVRPLRALRPALSLDDRFCALNGYQLALMATLSYCEFGQEPTVAPLDQVAFPLHPSIGNLFAEKLAGYHEAWKVDSDQQQRFYPLYEDVPYSQRFEILPFDPELYEQNDPRLDKAQEHPAQLHFFDDEENGTDTQAFICHHDEVVLIAVRGTASGADAIRDANAHQVPFTEGVGKAHEGFYLAYRAMQRFVLGYLTQFHTSQRIIICGHSLGGAIALLLAESLRRIPDREYNILLYTYGAPRAADAEFTEGASALVHHRIVNHNDPVPSVPAPWMNTTAKIWIPGAVVLFSNPAPGGLLFVLGLVRLTGNPYQHHGAQQHFMPIILPDGTQSSVLWTPGCESIEEVACHRALRLHGDMPDRPNLIKQLVQSSHHFMVTSYIPAAWATLRRWQQTLDTNGTLVTPREFELIEKALSTMQQQLRDKNYELHRRRPTNQRSDEDNQAALSAEVDRLDTSRKRLASLRWRRLQAWDVYGCHAQSPNLQPSLNRWFAHQENRERSQVASIPPQPDDSWGPGRAQTLDIDSIV, from the coding sequence ATGAGTCAGGACGCATGGAAGCAACTGTTCTTCAGTAACAAGATGCCAGCTTGTTCATTGCGAGGACACTGGGTGAGCTTTTGTTTGGTAGATGAACTGGGGAGTGGCAAGGCATATGGAGGTCTACCTTACAAGGTCTATGACAGTGCAGGAGAGCATTACACCGGAAGGTTGAACGGTGAGGGGTTTGCCAAATTGCAAGGGCTCTACTGCGGGCCGGTTGTCCTGTCGTTCGACGAGCGTTATTCGGGAGCAGAAGATATCTATAACGGACTGATGACGCGGCCAAGTTACAAGTTGCCTGTCACCGAGCTTCAAGTTCGTGCGGAACAAACCCGTTTTTCACGCGACGATGGTCAGCGGTTAGAACGTAATCCGTCGCAGATACAGGCAGACCATTTTTATCAGGTCGAAGTACGCGATCTTGTCCGGCACTCCGCTCATTTGCCCCCTCCGGCACCGAGGATTCATTGTCCGCCTCGGCATGCTCTAAAAATGATGGCTGATCTGGGTTTTGGGCCACCTCAACCGACGTTGACAGGATTGGTGCTATTTCCTAACAAGCACACCGTACTGGAGGTTCGGCCGCTTAGAGCACTGCGTCCTGCACTGTCACTTGATGATCGCTTCTGCGCCTTGAACGGCTATCAACTGGCACTCATGGCAACCTTGAGTTATTGCGAGTTTGGTCAGGAGCCTACGGTAGCTCCCCTTGATCAAGTCGCCTTCCCGCTGCATCCCAGCATTGGCAACCTGTTTGCGGAGAAACTCGCGGGTTATCACGAAGCCTGGAAAGTCGACTCTGACCAACAGCAACGCTTTTATCCTTTATACGAAGATGTGCCGTACTCCCAGCGCTTTGAAATTTTGCCCTTTGATCCAGAGTTGTATGAGCAGAATGACCCCCGGTTGGATAAGGCCCAAGAGCATCCAGCACAGTTGCATTTTTTCGACGATGAGGAGAATGGCACTGATACTCAGGCTTTTATCTGTCACCACGATGAGGTGGTTTTGATCGCGGTACGGGGCACCGCCAGCGGTGCCGACGCCATTCGTGATGCGAACGCTCATCAAGTTCCATTTACCGAAGGCGTCGGGAAGGCACACGAAGGCTTTTATCTGGCTTACCGTGCGATGCAGCGATTTGTGCTCGGATATTTGACGCAGTTTCATACCAGCCAACGCATCATTATCTGTGGCCACAGCCTCGGCGGAGCCATAGCCCTTTTACTGGCAGAGTCCTTGCGCCGAATCCCAGACCGCGAATACAACATCCTCCTCTACACCTACGGCGCCCCCCGCGCCGCCGACGCCGAATTCACCGAAGGCGCCTCTGCGCTGGTACACCACCGCATCGTCAACCACAACGACCCGGTCCCTAGCGTCCCGGCACCGTGGATGAACACCACCGCCAAAATCTGGATCCCGGGTGCCGTGGTGCTGTTCAGCAACCCGGCCCCCGGTGGCCTGCTATTCGTCCTGGGCCTGGTTCGCCTGACCGGCAATCCCTATCAACACCACGGCGCACAACAACATTTCATGCCGATCATCCTGCCCGACGGCACGCAGTCCTCGGTACTGTGGACCCCCGGCTGTGAGTCCATCGAGGAGGTGGCCTGTCATCGTGCATTGCGACTCCACGGCGATATGCCGGACAGGCCCAATCTGATCAAGCAATTGGTCCAGTCCAGCCATCACTTTATGGTCACCAGCTACATCCCAGCAGCCTGGGCAACCCTGCGCCGCTGGCAACAAACCCTGGACACCAATGGCACTCTGGTAACCCCTCGCGAGTTTGAGCTGATCGAGAAAGCACTTAGCACCATGCAACAACAATTGCGGGACAAGAACTACGAACTGCACCGTCGACGTCCAACTAACCAGCGCAGTGACGAAGACAATCAGGCGGCCTTGAGTGCCGAGGTCGACCGCCTGGACACCAGTCGAAAACGCCTGGCAAGCCTGCGCTGGCGTCGACTGCAAGCCTGGGACGTCTACGGTTGCCACGCCCAATCCCCAAACCTGCAACCCAGCTTGAACCGCTGGTTCGCCCATCAGGAAAACCGCGAACGATCCCAAGTGGCAAGTATTCCCCCGCAACCGGATGACAGTTGGGGGCCGGGAAGGGCGCAAACCCTGGATATCGATTCGATTGTGTAA
- the codA gene encoding cytosine deaminase, which produces MHIINARLRNREGLHDLHLEHGRIASITPQNIAPAAGPDDLDAAGNLVVPPFVEPHIHLDATLTAGEPRWNMSGTLFEGIECWGERKATITQEDTKARAKKTIQALAAHGIQHVRTHVDVTDPDLTALKAMLEVREESTHLIDLQIVAFPQEGIESFRNGRELMEEAVRLGADVIGGIPHFEYTRDQGVSSVKFLMDLAERTGCLVDVHCDETDDPHSRFLEVLAEEARSRDMGARVTASHTTAMGSYDNAYCAKLFRLLGHSGISFVSCPTESIHLQGRFDNFPKRRGVTRVNELLEAGMNVCFGQDSIVDPWYPLGNGNILRVLEAGLHICHMLGYRTLQSALDLVTDNSAKAMALGDRYGLEPGRPANLLILSADSDYEVIRSQGLPLYSIRGGQVLMKRQPAQVEFL; this is translated from the coding sequence ATGCATATCATCAACGCTCGCCTGCGCAACCGTGAAGGCCTGCATGATCTGCACCTGGAACACGGCCGGATCGCCAGCATCACCCCACAAAACATAGCGCCAGCAGCAGGCCCGGATGATCTGGACGCTGCCGGTAATCTGGTTGTTCCCCCCTTCGTCGAGCCGCATATCCACCTCGACGCCACCCTTACCGCCGGTGAGCCACGCTGGAACATGAGCGGCACGCTGTTCGAAGGCATCGAGTGCTGGGGCGAACGCAAAGCCACCATCACCCAGGAAGACACCAAGGCCCGCGCCAAAAAAACCATCCAGGCCCTGGCCGCCCACGGCATCCAGCATGTGCGCACTCACGTCGACGTCACCGACCCGGATCTGACAGCCCTCAAGGCAATGCTGGAAGTGCGCGAAGAAAGCACGCACCTGATCGACCTGCAAATCGTCGCGTTTCCCCAGGAAGGAATCGAGTCTTTTCGCAATGGCCGCGAGCTGATGGAAGAAGCCGTTCGCCTGGGGGCCGATGTGATCGGTGGTATCCCCCACTTTGAATACACCCGCGACCAGGGCGTCAGCTCGGTGAAATTCCTGATGGACCTGGCCGAACGCACCGGTTGCCTGGTGGATGTACATTGCGATGAAACCGACGATCCCCACTCGCGCTTTCTTGAAGTGCTGGCCGAAGAAGCCCGCAGCCGCGACATGGGTGCCCGCGTCACCGCCAGCCACACCACGGCCATGGGCTCTTACGACAACGCCTACTGCGCCAAGCTATTCCGCCTGTTGGGGCATTCGGGCATCAGTTTCGTTTCCTGTCCCACCGAAAGCATCCACCTGCAAGGCCGCTTCGACAACTTTCCGAAACGTCGGGGCGTGACCCGGGTCAACGAACTGCTGGAAGCCGGCATGAACGTCTGCTTTGGCCAGGACTCCATCGTCGATCCCTGGTACCCACTGGGCAACGGCAACATCCTGCGGGTGCTGGAAGCCGGTTTGCATATCTGCCATATGCTCGGCTACCGCACCCTGCAAAGTGCCCTGGACCTGGTCACCGACAACAGCGCCAAGGCCATGGCCCTGGGGGATCGTTATGGCCTGGAGCCTGGGCGCCCGGCGAACCTGCTGATCCTTTCCGCCGATAGCGACTATGAAGTGATTCGCAGCCAGGGCTTACCGTTGTATTCGATTCGCGGGGGCCAGGTGTTGATGAAGCGTCAGCCTGCGCAGGTGGAGTTTTTATAG
- the codB gene encoding cytosine permease produces MTQHEPGNDYPLSEVPMHARKGLASTAMVLLGFTFFTATMFAGGKLGVAFSFAQMLGVVALGNLLLGIYAAGLGYIAFKSGLNSVLMGRFCFGEMGSKLSDLILGFTQIGWYAWGTATAAVVLGKYFELSQGNVLALMVLFGMVFCATAYVGYRGLEILSYIAVPAMGILLFLSMWVATVKVGGLDGLLAVVPTGELDISTAITLVFGTFVSGATQATNWTRFSRSAKVAVLASLIGFFIGNGLMVLIGAYGAIVYQQPDVVEVLLLQGFAMAAMAMLLLNIWSTQDNTIYNFAVAGCNLLRTGRRKTVTLVGAVIGTLLALGGMYDMLVPYLILLGTVIPPIGGVIMADFFYRYRGAYPRLADTPLPAFNWPGLTAYAVGTVLAFNSPWVAPLVGIVAASLTYIVLTAVLRVRAPLADVQA; encoded by the coding sequence ATGACGCAGCACGAACCTGGCAACGATTACCCCCTCAGCGAAGTGCCCATGCATGCGCGCAAGGGCCTTGCCTCAACGGCCATGGTGCTGTTGGGTTTCACGTTTTTTACCGCAACCATGTTCGCGGGCGGCAAGCTGGGGGTAGCCTTCAGCTTTGCCCAGATGCTCGGCGTCGTGGCCCTGGGTAACCTGCTGTTGGGTATCTACGCCGCAGGCCTGGGTTACATCGCCTTCAAGAGTGGCTTGAACTCGGTGCTGATGGGGCGTTTCTGCTTTGGTGAAATGGGCAGCAAGCTGAGTGACTTGATCCTTGGGTTTACCCAGATCGGCTGGTATGCCTGGGGCACCGCCACCGCCGCCGTGGTGCTGGGCAAATATTTCGAACTGAGCCAGGGCAACGTGCTGGCGTTGATGGTGCTGTTTGGCATGGTGTTTTGCGCCACCGCCTACGTGGGGTATCGCGGGCTGGAAATTTTGTCCTACATCGCTGTGCCGGCCATGGGCATCCTGTTGTTTCTGTCGATGTGGGTCGCCACGGTGAAAGTCGGCGGGCTCGATGGCCTGTTGGCTGTGGTGCCGACCGGCGAGCTGGATATATCCACCGCCATCACTCTGGTGTTCGGCACCTTTGTCAGTGGTGCGACCCAAGCCACCAACTGGACGCGGTTTTCCCGTTCGGCCAAGGTGGCAGTGCTGGCCAGCTTGATTGGTTTCTTCATCGGAAATGGCTTGATGGTGTTGATCGGTGCCTACGGAGCCATCGTCTATCAGCAACCCGATGTGGTGGAAGTGTTGCTACTGCAAGGCTTTGCTATGGCCGCGATGGCCATGTTGCTGCTCAATATCTGGAGCACCCAGGACAACACCATCTACAACTTCGCCGTCGCTGGCTGCAACCTGCTGCGCACCGGGCGTCGCAAGACGGTGACCCTGGTGGGCGCAGTGATCGGTACGCTGCTGGCGTTGGGAGGTATGTACGACATGCTGGTGCCGTACCTGATCCTGCTGGGCACGGTGATTCCGCCGATTGGCGGGGTGATCATGGCGGACTTCTTCTATCGGTATCGCGGCGCCTACCCACGATTGGCCGATACACCGTTGCCGGCATTCAACTGGCCTGGGCTGACCGCCTATGCCGTCGGGACAGTGCTGGCATTCAACTCCCCCTGGGTGGCACCGTTGGTGGGCATTGTTGCCGCGTCGTTGACCTACATCGTGCTCACCGCTGTACTGCGGGTGCGGGCGCCACTGGCTGACGTCCAGGCATAA
- a CDS encoding NUDIX hydrolase gives MENTWLAQAKRLQALASTGLHFCTDDFERERFEEIAHIAHSMLAQLGNVPLERISGLVSDFAKRYSTPMLDVRGAVIEGDRILLVRELNDGCWALPGGYADIGLSAAENIVKEIREEAGLSVTAQALYSVTHKAKGLYKPDTRDFYKLYFLCERLDQAAPVAGFETTDVGFFSLDDLPPLSRGRTIESDLEAAFAFHRGETTHTLFD, from the coding sequence ATGGAAAATACCTGGCTGGCCCAGGCCAAACGCCTGCAGGCACTGGCGTCCACAGGGCTGCACTTTTGCACCGATGACTTCGAGCGCGAACGCTTTGAGGAGATCGCTCATATCGCCCACAGCATGCTCGCGCAACTGGGCAATGTGCCTCTGGAGCGCATCAGCGGGCTGGTTTCGGATTTCGCCAAGCGCTATTCGACGCCGATGCTCGATGTGCGCGGTGCTGTGATTGAGGGCGACCGCATCTTGTTGGTGCGAGAACTGAACGACGGCTGTTGGGCGTTGCCGGGTGGCTACGCCGATATCGGTTTATCCGCGGCGGAAAACATCGTCAAGGAAATCCGTGAAGAAGCTGGCCTGAGCGTAACGGCTCAGGCGCTGTACAGCGTCACCCATAAGGCGAAAGGCTTGTACAAGCCTGATACCCGCGACTTCTACAAACTGTACTTCCTGTGTGAACGTCTCGACCAGGCTGCGCCCGTAGCGGGCTTCGAGACTACGGATGTCGGTTTCTTCAGCCTGGATGACCTGCCACCGCTGTCCCGAGGACGGACCATCGAGAGTGATCTCGAGGCCGCATTTGCGTTTCATCGCGGCGAGACGACCCACACCCTGTTTGATTGA
- the queD gene encoding 6-carboxytetrahydropterin synthase QueD yields the protein MEIFKEFTFESAHRLPHVPEGHKCGRLHGHSFKVAIHLSGDLDPHTGWIRDFSEIKAIFKPLYERLDHNYLNDIPGLENPTSEVLAKWIWNELKPLLPELSAIRIHETCTSGCIYRGE from the coding sequence GTGGAAATCTTCAAAGAGTTTACCTTCGAGTCCGCCCACCGCCTGCCCCACGTACCCGAAGGCCACAAATGCGGACGTCTGCATGGCCACTCGTTCAAGGTGGCGATCCACCTGAGCGGCGACCTCGACCCGCATACCGGCTGGATCCGTGACTTCTCGGAGATCAAGGCGATTTTCAAGCCGCTCTACGAGCGTCTCGATCACAACTACCTCAATGACATTCCGGGCCTCGAAAACCCTACCAGCGAAGTGCTGGCCAAATGGATCTGGAATGAATTGAAACCGCTGCTGCCGGAGCTCAGTGCGATTCGGATCCATGAGACCTGCACCAGTGGCTGCATTTATCGCGGCGAGTAA
- a CDS encoding patatin-like phospholipase family protein, with translation MTAIHIKYPALTLKAGKRALSRIREQGLKPADVGILPGAAGGPKALGIQGIDLALFGDWLPRAPRQRSLIGASIGSWRFASACLPDPVQGLLDLGRLYNEQRFAKGVTMAEVSQSCQRMLDDLLAGRDATLLANPDYRLNIVVVKSHGLLADDHRGRLGLGLSSVIADNLRGRARLSRHFERLIIHDPRQAPPLHPLKDFPSRFLHLELGNLRQALLASGSIPMVMQGVRNLPGAGTGTYRDGGLLDYHLDLPYHGDDIVLYPHFTDRVIPGWFDKGLPWRRGNQQGLQDVLLLAPSREYLARLPYGKLPDRSDFKRFMGDDPGRNKYWQTAMSESRRLGDEFMQLADNGGLGERLIAL, from the coding sequence ATGACGGCTATTCACATCAAGTACCCTGCCCTGACGCTCAAAGCCGGCAAACGCGCCCTTTCGCGGATCCGCGAACAGGGTTTGAAGCCAGCGGACGTTGGCATTCTGCCTGGCGCGGCCGGCGGACCAAAAGCCTTGGGGATTCAGGGCATCGACCTGGCGTTGTTCGGTGACTGGCTGCCTCGTGCACCTCGTCAGCGCTCACTGATCGGCGCGTCCATCGGTTCCTGGCGCTTTGCCAGTGCCTGCCTGCCCGACCCGGTGCAAGGCCTGCTGGACCTGGGCCGGCTGTATAACGAGCAGCGTTTTGCCAAGGGCGTGACCATGGCCGAAGTCAGCCAGAGCTGCCAGCGCATGCTCGACGACTTGCTGGCCGGGCGCGACGCCACATTGCTGGCCAACCCCGACTATCGACTGAATATCGTGGTGGTCAAAAGCCACGGCCTGCTGGCTGACGATCATCGTGGCCGTCTGGGCCTGGGGCTGTCGTCGGTGATTGCCGACAACTTGCGGGGACGCGCGCGGCTGTCGCGGCATTTCGAACGGCTGATCATCCACGACCCGCGCCAGGCGCCACCGCTGCATCCGCTCAAGGACTTCCCATCGCGCTTCCTCCACCTGGAACTGGGCAACCTGCGCCAGGCGTTACTGGCATCCGGCTCGATCCCGATGGTCATGCAAGGGGTGCGCAACCTGCCGGGCGCGGGCACCGGCACCTACCGCGATGGCGGTTTGCTGGACTATCACCTCGACCTGCCCTACCACGGCGATGACATCGTGCTGTACCCGCACTTCACCGACCGGGTCATTCCTGGCTGGTTTGACAAGGGCCTGCCCTGGCGGCGCGGTAATCAGCAAGGCCTGCAGGACGTGTTGCTGTTGGCACCGTCCAGGGAATACCTGGCCCGCCTGCCTTACGGCAAACTGCCGGACCGCAGTGACTTCAAGCGCTTCATGGGAGATGACCCGGGCCGCAACAAGTACTGGCAAACGGCAATGAGTGAAAGCCGGCGGTTGGGGGATGAGTTTATGCAGTTGGCGGATAACGGCGGCCTGGGTGAGCGGCTGATAGCCCTTTAA
- a CDS encoding PepSY domain-containing protein — MKTLTALATTSIIVMTAGLAQARDLGPDEALRLRDAGTIVSFEKLNATALASHPGATVHETELEEEYGKYLYQVELRDVQGVEWNLELDAVTGAILKNHQDT, encoded by the coding sequence ATGAAAACCCTCACAGCTTTGGCCACCACCAGTATCATCGTCATGACCGCCGGCCTGGCCCAGGCCCGAGACCTGGGGCCGGATGAAGCGCTGAGACTGCGCGACGCTGGTACCATTGTGTCTTTCGAGAAGCTCAATGCGACGGCACTGGCCAGTCACCCCGGCGCCACGGTGCATGAAACCGAGCTTGAAGAGGAATACGGCAAGTACCTTTATCAAGTGGAGCTGCGCGATGTCCAAGGCGTCGAGTGGAACCTGGAATTGGACGCTGTTACTGGGGCCATCCTCAAGAACCATCAGGATACGTAA
- a CDS encoding PepSY domain-containing protein, whose translation MKVNLRTSSRVALVLLAFCSSLAARDLGQDEALRLSQKGYIKPLEQLLGQAFERYPGSRLLDAELEEHKDRPVRYIYEIELLTVEGVVREIELDANTGELLKDKEDD comes from the coding sequence ATGAAGGTAAATCTACGCACCAGCAGTCGAGTGGCGCTGGTGCTCCTGGCGTTTTGCTCAAGTCTGGCCGCACGAGACCTGGGCCAGGACGAGGCCTTGCGTCTGAGCCAGAAAGGTTACATCAAGCCGCTGGAACAGTTGCTGGGGCAGGCTTTCGAGCGCTATCCCGGTAGTCGCTTGCTGGATGCCGAGCTGGAGGAACATAAGGATCGGCCTGTGCGGTATATCTATGAAATCGAATTGCTGACGGTTGAAGGGGTGGTCCGAGAAATCGAACTCGACGCCAACACCGGCGAACTGCTCAAAGACAAGGAAGACGACTGA